Proteins from one Ahaetulla prasina isolate Xishuangbanna chromosome 2, ASM2864084v1, whole genome shotgun sequence genomic window:
- the LOC131193110 gene encoding zinc finger protein 268-like — MHTGKKSYHCPDCGKNFTANSHLVIHQTTHTGEKPFECPDCGKSFIANSHLLEYQRTYTGEKPFECSDCGIGFCQNSSLVIHQRTRTGEKRFECSDCGKRFRWNSNLVKHQRTHTGEKPFECPDCGKGFSQNYDLVNHQRTHTGEKPFECPICGKSFSLNSNLVKHQRTHTGEKPFECPDCGKSFSWFCSLVVHQRTHTGEKPFECPDCGKSFSQNSELVKHQRTHTGEKPFECPDCGKCFSQNSGLVIHQRTHTGEKPFECSDCGKRFSLNSHLIKHHRTHTGEKPFECPDCGKSFSENSNLVNHQRAHTGEKPFECSDCGKCFSWNSNLVKHQRTHTGEKPFECPDCGKCFSQNSSLVIHQRTHTGEKPFECSDCGKRFSLNSHLVKHQRTHTGEKPFECPECGKSFSERSSLVVHQRTHTGEKPFECSDCGKKFSERSSLMVHQRTHTGEKPFECSDCGKSFSQNCNLVKHERSHTGEKPFECPDCGKSFSQRSSLVVHQRTHTGEKPFECSDCSKCFSLNSHLVKHQRTHTGEKPFECPDCGKSFSQRSSLVVHQRTHTGEKPFECSDCGKCFSLNSHLVKHRRTHTG; from the coding sequence ATGCACACAGGAAAGAAATCGTATcactgtcctgattgtgggaaaaatttcactgcaaattcccacctggtgatacaccaaacaactcacacaggagaaaaaccgtttgaatgtcctgattgtggaaaaagtttcatTGCAAATTCCCATCTGTTGGAATACCAGAGGacttacacaggagaaaaaccctttgaatgttctgattgtgggatAGGTTTCTGTCAGAATTCAAGCCTGGTGATTCATCAGAGGACTCGCACAGGTGAGAAAcgctttgaatgttctgattgtggcaAACGTTTCAGGTGGAATTCCAATTTGgttaaacaccagaggactcacacaggagagaaaccctttgaatgtcctgattgtgggaaaggtttcagtcagaattaTGATCTGGTAaaccatcagaggactcacacaggagaaaaaccctttgaatgtcctatttgtgggaaaagcttcagtTTGAATTCCAATTTGGTTAAACACCAGAggacccacacaggggagaaaccctttgaatgtcctgattgtgggaaaagtttcagttggTTCTGCAGCTTGGtggtacaccagaggactcacacaggggagaaaccctttgaatgtcctgattgtgggaaaagtttcagtcagaattctgagCTGgtaaaacaccagaggactcacacaggagagaaaccctttgaatgtcctgattgtggaaaatgtttcagtcagaattcaggCTTGGTGattcatcagaggactcacacaggagagaaaccctttgaatgttctgattgtggaaAACGTTTCAGTTTGAATTCCCATTTGATTAAACACcataggactcacacaggagagaaaccctttgaatgtcctgattgtggaaaaagtttcagtgagaattcTAACCTAGTAAACCATCAGAgggctcacacaggagagaaaccctttgaatgttctgattgtggcaAATGTTTCAGTTGGAATTCCAATTTGGTTAAacaccaaaggactcacacaggagagaaaccctttgaatgtcctgattgtgggaaatgtttcagtcagaattcaagCCTGGTGattcatcagaggactcacacaggagagaaaccctttgaatgttctgattgtggaaAACGTTTCAGTTTAAATTCCCATTTGGTtaaacatcagaggactcacacaggagagaaaccctttgaatgtcctgaatgtgggaaaagtttcagtgaaaGGTCCAGCTTGGtggtacaccagaggactcacacaggagagaaaccctttgaatgttctgattgtgggaaaaaatTCAGTGAAAGGTCCAGCTTGAtggtacaccagaggactcacacaggcgagaaaccctttgaatgttctgattgtgggaaaagtttcagtcagaattgcaACCTGGTGAAACATGAAAggagtcacacaggagagaaaccttttgaatgtcctgattgtgggaaaagtttcagtcaaagGTCCAGCTTGGtggtacaccagaggactcacacaggagagaaaccctttgaatgttctgattgtagCAAATGTTTTAGTTTGAATTCTCATTTGgttaaacaccagaggactcacacaggagagaaaccctttgaatgtcctgattgtgggaaaagtttcagtcaaagGTCCAGCTTGGtggtacaccagaggactcacacaggagagaaaccctttgaatgttctgattgtggaaAATGTTTCAGTTTGAATTCTCATTTGGTTAAGCACCGGAGAACTCACACGGGATAG